One region of Mycobacterium riyadhense genomic DNA includes:
- a CDS encoding DEAD/DEAH box helicase — MASFGSELLAAALAGAGPGEHPLRHVAELPPRNGRPHGWPEWAEPDVVRAFAERGIRAPWSHQSEAATLAHTGRHVVVSTGTASGKSLAYQLPVLNTLATDPLARVLYLSPTKALGHDQLRAAYALTSAVPRLADVAPTAYDGDSPDEVRRFARERSRWLFSNPDMIHLSILRNHARWAVLLRNLRFLVVDECHYYRGVFGSNVAMVLRRLLRLCARYSAYPTVIFASATTASPGATAAELIGQPVTEVTDDGSPQGARTVALWEPALRADLTGENGAPVRRSAGAEAARVMADLIAEGAQTLTFVRSRRAAELTALGAQARLDDVAPELARTVASYRAGYLAEDRTALEHALAEGRLRGLATTNALELGVDIAGLDAVVLAGFPGTVASFWQQAGRSGRRGQGALVVLIARDDPLDTYLVHHPAALLDKPVERVVIDPANPYLLGPQLLCAATELPLDEVEVRSWDAIEVAEGLVDDGLLRQRSGKYFPAPGVEPHAAVDIRGSAGGQIVIVEADTGRLLGSVGVGQAAASAHPGAVYLHQGDSYVVDTLDFEEGIAFVHAEDPGYATFAREITDIAVTGTGERVAFGPVTLGLVPVTVNHQVIGYLRRRLSGEVIDFIELDMPEQVLPTNAVMYTITPDTLSRNGIDAPRIPGSLHAAEHAAIGLLPLVASCDRGDIGGLSTAIGPDGLPSVFVYDGYPGGAGFAERGFRQARTWLGATAAAIEACECPSGCPSCVQSPKCGNGNDPLDKAGAVRVLRLVLAELGGESRGVTGG; from the coding sequence ATGGCGAGTTTCGGCAGCGAACTGCTGGCCGCCGCGCTCGCCGGTGCCGGGCCGGGCGAGCATCCACTGCGCCATGTGGCCGAACTGCCCCCTCGCAATGGCCGGCCACACGGCTGGCCCGAGTGGGCCGAGCCCGACGTCGTTCGCGCGTTTGCCGAACGCGGGATCCGCGCCCCGTGGTCACACCAATCTGAGGCCGCCACGCTGGCTCACACCGGCCGCCATGTGGTTGTGAGCACCGGCACGGCGTCGGGAAAGTCTTTGGCCTATCAACTTCCGGTGCTCAACACGCTGGCGACGGATCCGCTGGCGCGGGTGCTGTATCTGTCGCCGACAAAGGCGCTCGGTCACGACCAGTTACGCGCGGCCTATGCGCTGACTTCCGCCGTCCCGCGGCTGGCCGACGTCGCGCCAACGGCCTACGACGGTGACAGCCCCGATGAAGTGCGCCGCTTTGCGCGCGAACGCTCCCGCTGGCTGTTCTCCAACCCCGACATGATCCACTTGTCGATATTGCGCAACCACGCGCGCTGGGCTGTGCTATTGCGCAATCTTCGCTTCCTTGTTGTCGACGAATGCCATTACTACCGAGGGGTTTTCGGCTCTAACGTAGCGATGGTGCTGCGCCGGTTGTTGCGGCTGTGCGCTCGCTACTCGGCATATCCGACGGTGATCTTCGCCAGTGCGACGACGGCGTCGCCCGGCGCGACGGCCGCTGAGCTCATCGGTCAGCCGGTTACGGAGGTCACCGACGACGGCTCACCCCAGGGGGCTCGCACCGTGGCGTTGTGGGAACCCGCGCTACGGGCCGACCTGACCGGTGAGAACGGCGCTCCGGTACGACGGTCCGCGGGTGCCGAGGCCGCGCGAGTGATGGCCGACCTGATTGCGGAAGGCGCCCAGACGCTGACGTTCGTACGGTCGCGGCGCGCCGCGGAGCTGACCGCGCTGGGCGCCCAAGCACGGCTGGACGACGTCGCCCCGGAACTGGCACGCACGGTGGCGTCGTATCGGGCCGGCTATCTGGCCGAGGACCGCACCGCGCTGGAGCACGCCCTGGCCGAGGGCCGGCTGCGCGGTCTGGCGACCACCAACGCCCTGGAGTTGGGCGTCGACATCGCCGGGCTGGACGCGGTGGTGCTCGCCGGCTTTCCGGGAACGGTCGCCTCGTTCTGGCAGCAGGCCGGCCGATCGGGCCGACGCGGACAGGGCGCGCTGGTGGTGTTGATCGCCCGCGACGATCCCCTGGACACATATCTGGTCCATCACCCCGCGGCACTGCTCGACAAGCCGGTCGAGCGCGTCGTCATCGATCCAGCCAACCCATACCTTCTCGGCCCCCAACTTCTTTGCGCCGCAACCGAATTACCACTCGATGAGGTAGAGGTGCGGTCGTGGGACGCGATAGAGGTGGCCGAGGGTCTGGTTGACGACGGGCTGCTGCGGCAACGGTCTGGCAAGTACTTTCCGGCGCCCGGCGTGGAACCACATGCCGCAGTGGACATTCGCGGCTCGGCGGGCGGCCAGATCGTCATCGTGGAAGCCGATACCGGACGCCTGTTGGGCAGCGTCGGAGTGGGCCAGGCAGCGGCGTCCGCCCACCCGGGCGCGGTGTACCTACACCAGGGCGACAGCTACGTCGTCGACACGCTGGATTTCGAGGAGGGTATCGCTTTCGTTCACGCCGAGGATCCCGGCTACGCGACGTTCGCGCGGGAAATCACTGACATCGCGGTCACCGGAACCGGCGAACGCGTGGCCTTCGGCCCTGTCACCCTGGGTTTGGTTCCGGTGACCGTCAACCATCAAGTAATCGGCTACCTACGCCGTCGGCTCAGCGGCGAAGTGATCGACTTCATCGAGCTGGACATGCCCGAGCAGGTGTTGCCCACCAACGCGGTCATGTACACCATCACTCCGGACACATTGAGCCGCAACGGTATTGACGCGCCACGAATTCCCGGCTCCTTGCACGCCGCCGAACATGCGGCCATCGGATTGCTGCCCTTGGTGGCCAGCTGCGACCGCGGCGACATCGGCGGCTTGTCCACCGCTATCGGGCCCGACGGGCTGCCCAGCGTCTTTGTCTACGACGGCTATCCGGGTGGCGCGGGATTCGCCGAGCGCGGCTTTCGTCAGGCACGCACGTGGTTGGGCGCCACGGCCGCGGCCATCGAGGCGTGCGAATGCCCGAGCGGATGCCCCTCATGTGTGCAATCCCCCAAGTGCGGCAACGGCAACGACCCGCTGGACAAGGCCGGGGCGGTGCGGGTGCTAAGGCTGGTGCTCGCGGAGTTGGGTGGCGAGTCGCGCGGAGTAACCGGCGGATAG
- a CDS encoding PE family protein gives MSFVIAAPEALATAAVELSGPASALNAVNAAAATSTTTLAAAGADEVSTAVAAVFGSHAQAYQALSGQAMGFHDRFVRALTAGAGSYAGAEAANLLDIINAQTRVLLGRPLIGNGANGPSGTGTDGEPGGILIGNGGAGGSGAPGEKGGNGGAAGLFGAGGAGGTGGADVVGGPGGAGGTGGAGGLFGNGGAGGTGVTEGGAGGAGGVGGNGGLFGAGGAGGTGGLGVETVGGTGGAGGHGGILSGAGGAGGAGGSGHVTGGLGGAGGDAGLLFGEGGAGGAGGTGGTDGGAGGVGGHGATLFGAGGNGGDGGNGQPGVGGAAGTGGTGGLFGSGGAGGNGGAGRDVGGAGGAGGNAGLFFGTSGRGGDGGASGTNGGAGGAGGNAGAFYGDGGTGGRGGSGGFAAVGAAGAGGAGGKAALIGNGGDGGAGGDADFPGSAGSDGGTAATPG, from the coding sequence ATGTCGTTTGTGATCGCAGCTCCAGAGGCGCTGGCAACGGCCGCCGTAGAGTTGTCAGGTCCGGCTTCGGCGCTTAACGCGGTCAACGCAGCCGCAGCCACCTCGACCACCACGTTGGCCGCTGCGGGCGCGGACGAGGTATCAACAGCCGTCGCGGCGGTATTCGGCTCGCACGCCCAGGCCTATCAGGCGCTCAGCGGCCAAGCGATGGGGTTTCATGACCGGTTCGTGCGGGCATTGACCGCGGGTGCGGGCAGCTATGCCGGCGCCGAGGCCGCCAACCTGCTCGACATCATCAACGCCCAAACCCGGGTGTTGTTAGGTCGCCCGCTCATCGGCAACGGCGCCAATGGGCCATCAGGTACTGGCACGGACGGCGAACCCGGCGGAATCCTGATCGGCAACGGCGGCGCCGGCGGGTCCGGCGCACCCGGCGAAAAGGGCGGTAACGGCGGGGCGGCTGGCCTGTTCGGAGCCGGCGGCGCCGGTGGTACCGGAGGAGCCGACGTGGTTGGCGGGCCTGGCGGGGCGGGCGGCACCGGCGGCGCAGGCGGGTTGTTCGGCAACGGCGGCGCCGGCGGCACCGGCGTCACCGAGGGCGGCGCAGGGGGCGCCGGCGGCGTCGGTGGCAACGGTGGGCTGTTCGGCGCCGGGGGCGCCGGGGGAACCGGTGGGCTTGGCGTAGAGACCGTCGGCGGGACCGGCGGCGCCGGCGGTCACGGTGGCATTCTCTCCGGCGCGGGGGGCGCGGGTGGCGCCGGCGGCTCCGGCCACGTCACCGGTGGCCTCGGCGGGGCCGGCGGGGATGCCGGTCTGCTGTTCGGTGAGGGCGGCGCCGGCGGCGCGGGCGGGACCGGCGGCACCGACGGTGGGGCCGGCGGGGTAGGTGGCCATGGCGCCACGCTTTTCGGTGCCGGCGGTAATGGCGGTGACGGCGGCAACGGCCAACCCGGCGTCGGCGGAGCCGCGGGGACCGGCGGCACCGGTGGGCTATTCGGCTCCGGCGGTGCGGGCGGCAACGGCGGGGCGGGCCGCGACGTGGGCGGTGCCGGCGGCGCAGGTGGCAATGCCGGCTTGTTCTTCGGTACCAGCGGTCGCGGCGGCGACGGCGGCGCCAGCGGCACCAACGGCGGGGCGGGTGGCGCCGGTGGTAACGCCGGCGCGTTCTACGGCGACGGCGGGACCGGCGGCAGGGGCGGATCCGGCGGTTTCGCCGCCGTCGGAGCCGCCGGAGCCGGCGGCGCCGGCGGCAAGGCCGCGCTGATCGGCAACGGCGGCGACGGCGGGGCCGGCGGCGATGCGGACTTTCCGGGCAGCGCCGGCAGCGATGGCGGCACCGCGGCAACGCCTGGCTGA
- a CDS encoding PE family protein, translated as MSFVLVSPEALAAAAADAAGIGSSLRSATAAAAAPTTTVLAAGADEVSAAVASLFAGHGQAYQRLSAQMATYHDQFVQALTAGAGAYASAEAANVSPLQSLLGALNAPFLTYTGRPLIGNGANAAPGSGLNGAPGGWLLGDGGAGGSGAPGTGQNGGAGGAAGLLGAGGAGGAGGSSSSGNAGAGGTGGAGGWLWGNAGAGGAGGVATGGGGNGGAGGTGGAGGLLGAGGAGGAGGASGAGAGGVGGTGGTGGLLGGLVGAGGGNGGAGGYGASGGAAGGDGGHGGLIAGGGAGGTGGLNGGDGGAGGDGGLLAGHGGAGGDGGAGLNGAGGNGGTGGNAGLLFSSGGAGGAGGFGDFGSGGAGGAGGNAGLLGFGGIGGAGGHAGPLIGDGGTGGAGGRGGLLVGNGGAGGAGGEGPDGAGGAGGVGGNAVLIGNGGNAGIGGTGVVPGSTGVGGTSGLLLGLDGFNAPASTSPLHTAQQQALNAINAPIQALSGRPLIGNGTPGAAGSAANGGAGGWLLGDGGAGGSAATGTGQHGGTGGAAGLLGAGGTGGAGASTPAGTGGAGGAGGAGGWLSGDGGNGGVGGVSFSGNGGLGGVGGAGGLLGAGGIGGIGGASTAGNGGGGGAGGTGGLLGQLAGGGGAGGVGGFGINSGGAGGAGGDAGPLGGSGGDGGNGGYGSNEAGGAGGAGGNAGLLFGSGGTGGAGGFTHGAVVGSSGVGGDGGDGGAGGRLLGIGGAGGTGGGTFSGMAGAGAGGTGGNGNGLIGFGGAGGAGGAAFTNGGAGGAGGTGGQLLGNGGAGGAGGQGHLGASGNGGAGGAGGNAVLIGDGGNGGNGGAGGVGGAAGGGGTGGLLLGLNGIDGLA; from the coding sequence ATGTCGTTCGTGTTGGTTAGCCCAGAGGCACTGGCGGCTGCGGCAGCTGATGCAGCGGGCATCGGTTCGTCATTGCGTTCGGCAACCGCGGCGGCAGCGGCCCCGACGACGACAGTCTTGGCCGCAGGCGCCGATGAGGTGTCGGCGGCGGTGGCATCACTCTTTGCCGGGCACGGACAGGCCTATCAGCGCTTGAGCGCTCAGATGGCCACATATCACGACCAGTTTGTGCAGGCCCTGACCGCGGGCGCAGGAGCCTATGCCAGCGCGGAGGCAGCCAACGTCTCCCCGTTGCAGAGCCTGCTCGGTGCGCTCAACGCGCCCTTCCTGACGTATACCGGACGCCCGCTGATCGGCAACGGCGCCAACGCGGCCCCCGGCAGCGGTCTCAACGGCGCGCCCGGCGGGTGGCTGCTCGGCGACGGCGGGGCCGGCGGGTCGGGCGCGCCCGGTACGGGCCAAAACGGTGGGGCCGGCGGGGCGGCCGGACTGTTGGGCGCCGGTGGTGCCGGCGGGGCCGGTGGCAGCTCGTCGAGCGGCAACGCTGGGGCCGGCGGCACGGGTGGCGCCGGCGGATGGTTGTGGGGCAACGCCGGGGCCGGCGGGGCCGGTGGAGTCGCAACGGGCGGCGGGGGGAACGGCGGGGCCGGCGGGACGGGCGGGGCCGGCGGGCTGTTGGGCGCCGGCGGGGCCGGCGGGGCCGGCGGGGCCAGTGGTGCCGGAGCAGGCGGGGTCGGCGGGACGGGCGGGACCGGCGGGCTGCTCGGCGGGCTGGTCGGCGCCGGCGGTGGTAACGGTGGGGCCGGAGGGTACGGCGCCAGCGGCGGGGCCGCCGGCGGCGACGGCGGCCATGGCGGGCTGATCGCCGGCGGCGGGGCCGGAGGGACAGGTGGACTCAACGGCGGGGACGGCGGGGCCGGCGGCGACGGCGGCCTGCTGGCCGGCCACGGCGGCGCGGGCGGGGACGGCGGGGCCGGCCTCAATGGTGCCGGTGGCAACGGTGGGACCGGCGGCAACGCCGGGCTGCTGTTCTCAAGCGGCGGGGCCGGCGGTGCCGGTGGATTCGGCGATTTCGGCAGCGGCGGCGCCGGCGGGGCCGGCGGCAATGCCGGCTTGCTCGGTTTCGGCGGGATCGGTGGAGCCGGCGGCCACGCCGGCCCCCTTATCGGAGACGGCGGGACCGGCGGCGCCGGCGGCAGGGGCGGCCTGCTCGTGGGCAACGGTGGTGCCGGTGGTGCCGGCGGGGAGGGTCCCGACGGCGCGGGCGGGGCTGGCGGCGTCGGCGGCAACGCCGTGCTCATCGGCAACGGCGGCAACGCCGGCATCGGCGGAACCGGCGTCGTACCGGGCAGCACCGGCGTGGGCGGTACCAGCGGGCTGCTGTTGGGGCTCGACGGCTTCAACGCTCCGGCCAGCACCTCGCCGCTACACACCGCGCAGCAACAAGCCCTCAACGCGATCAACGCACCCATCCAGGCACTGAGCGGGCGCCCCCTGATCGGCAACGGCACGCCAGGAGCCGCGGGCAGCGCGGCCAACGGCGGCGCCGGCGGGTGGTTGCTTGGCGACGGCGGGGCCGGCGGGTCCGCAGCGACCGGCACGGGCCAACATGGCGGGACCGGCGGGGCTGCTGGGCTGTTGGGCGCCGGCGGCACGGGCGGCGCCGGCGCGAGCACACCAGCCGGCACGGGCGGGGCAGGCGGGGCCGGCGGGGCCGGCGGATGGTTGTCCGGCGACGGCGGCAACGGCGGGGTCGGCGGGGTCAGCTTCTCCGGAAACGGCGGGCTCGGTGGGGTCGGCGGAGCCGGCGGGTTGTTGGGCGCCGGCGGGATCGGTGGGATTGGCGGCGCCAGCACTGCGGGCAATGGCGGAGGCGGCGGGGCCGGCGGAACCGGCGGACTGCTCGGACAGCTCGCCGGCGGCGGGGGTGCCGGCGGTGTCGGCGGGTTCGGCATCAACTCCGGTGGGGCCGGTGGGGCGGGCGGCGATGCGGGCCCGCTCGGCGGCTCCGGCGGCGACGGCGGAAACGGTGGCTACGGGAGCAACGAGGCCGGCGGGGCCGGCGGCGCCGGGGGCAATGCCGGCCTGCTGTTCGGCAGCGGCGGGACAGGTGGGGCCGGTGGATTTACCCACGGAGCCGTTGTCGGCTCCAGCGGTGTCGGCGGGGACGGCGGTGACGGCGGCGCCGGCGGGCGGCTGTTGGGTATCGGCGGGGCCGGCGGGACCGGCGGCGGCACCTTCTCCGGCATGGCCGGGGCCGGGGCCGGCGGGACCGGCGGCAACGGCAACGGCCTGATCGGGTTCGGCGGCGCCGGCGGTGCTGGCGGAGCCGCCTTTACCAACGGGGGTGCCGGCGGGGCAGGAGGCACCGGCGGGCAGCTGTTGGGCAACGGCGGCGCCGGTGGCGCCGGCGGGCAAGGCCACCTCGGCGCTTCCGGCAACGGTGGGGCCGGCGGGGCCGGCGGCAACGCCGTCCTCATCGGCGATGGCGGCAACGGCGGCAACGGCGGCGCCGGCGGTGTCGGTGGTGCCGCCGGCGGCGGCGGAACCGGCGGGCTGCTGCTTGGCCTGAACGGGATCGACGGGTTGGCATAG
- a CDS encoding PAS domain-containing protein, with protein sequence MSHDWLLVETLGDEPAVVAQGRKLKNLVPITTFLKRSPYLAAVQTAIAESLQTGQSLTSITPKRDRVIRTEPVVMSDGRMHGVHVWTGPADAEPPERPMPGPLKWDLTLGVATDTRESLANSGKNPEVEVTYGRAFAEDLPTRELNPNETKVLAWAIKPEPGQTLCSTWDLTDWQGIPIRIGFTARSALEPGPDGRDHLVARAMNWRAELKGPAAEVDDLAQRILNGLAQAGVHRALVDLNNWTLLKWLDEPCSFYDWRVNEPDRPRVHPDDAHVMATMTREFADGATSRVLRLPGNDTDWVPVHVTVNRVELEPGTHAGLISVRLPTEGELADAGLPKGPADTSA encoded by the coding sequence ATGAGCCACGACTGGCTGCTCGTGGAGACACTAGGTGACGAACCGGCCGTGGTAGCCCAGGGGCGCAAGCTCAAGAACCTCGTCCCGATCACTACGTTCCTGAAGCGCAGTCCCTATCTCGCCGCGGTCCAAACAGCGATCGCCGAGTCGCTGCAGACCGGCCAGAGCCTGACCAGCATCACCCCCAAGCGAGATCGCGTGATCCGCACCGAACCGGTGGTGATGTCCGACGGCCGAATGCACGGAGTACACGTGTGGACCGGCCCTGCCGATGCGGAGCCGCCCGAGCGGCCGATGCCAGGGCCGCTCAAGTGGGATCTGACTCTCGGCGTGGCCACCGATACGCGGGAGTCGCTGGCCAACAGCGGCAAGAATCCCGAAGTTGAGGTCACGTATGGCAGAGCCTTCGCCGAAGACCTGCCGACGCGCGAACTCAACCCTAACGAAACCAAGGTACTTGCCTGGGCAATCAAACCCGAGCCAGGCCAAACACTATGCAGCACTTGGGATCTCACCGATTGGCAGGGCATCCCAATCCGAATAGGGTTTACCGCGCGCAGTGCGCTGGAACCCGGACCAGACGGCCGCGACCACCTGGTTGCGCGGGCGATGAACTGGCGTGCCGAACTCAAGGGCCCAGCGGCAGAAGTCGACGATCTGGCCCAGCGGATCCTCAACGGACTGGCGCAGGCCGGGGTCCACCGGGCGCTGGTTGACCTCAACAACTGGACTCTGCTGAAGTGGCTCGACGAGCCCTGCTCCTTCTACGACTGGCGGGTCAACGAGCCCGACAGGCCGCGCGTACATCCCGACGATGCGCACGTGATGGCAACCATGACAAGGGAATTCGCCGACGGGGCAACCAGCCGGGTGCTGCGGCTACCCGGCAACGACACCGACTGGGTGCCAGTGCATGTCACCGTCAATCGGGTTGAACTGGAACCAGGTACACACGCCGGGCTGATCTCAGTGCGGCTGCCCACCGAAGGCGAGCTCGCCGACGCTGGATTACCGAAGGGGCCAGCGGACACGTCCGCATAG
- the cspA gene encoding cold shock protein CspA, translating to MPQGTVKWFNAEKGFGFIAPEDGSADVFVHYTEIQGTGFRTLEENQKVEFEIGHSPKGPQATGVRSV from the coding sequence ATGCCACAGGGAACTGTGAAGTGGTTCAACGCGGAGAAGGGCTTCGGCTTCATCGCCCCCGAGGACGGTTCCGCGGATGTATTTGTCCACTACACGGAGATCCAGGGAACGGGCTTCCGCACCCTTGAAGAGAACCAGAAGGTCGAGTTCGAGATCGGCCACAGCCCTAAGGGCCCCCAGGCCACCGGAGTTCGCTCCGTCTAA
- a CDS encoding PE family protein: MSFVFTMPELLGTAAMDLAGLGSTLSTANAVAAATTTEILAAAEDEVSVAIAALFSGHAQGYQAASAQAAVFHTEFVQALTAGASAYSSAEAAQQALLNTVNAPIQALTGRPLIGNGANGAPGTGQNGAPGGWLLGDGGAGGSGGPGQNGGNGGAAGLLGTGGAGGAGGSATSGNGGAGGTGGMGGLLSGNGGVGGAGGSAWGVAGNSGVGGAGGIGGTGGLLGAGGNGGAGGFSQAGTGGAGGTGGAGGLLSGLVGAGGGNGGGGGAGSDGGGNGGAGGSAGRVAGTGGTGGDGGFSAGANASTGGAGGNAGLLFGNGGAGGNGGFSQTGLGGAGGSGGNAGLLFSSGGAGGAGGFGGTGGGAGGGGGTASLIGNGGIGGAGGVALTGSGGIGGAGGTAGLLLGNGGAGGEGGFGIGGNGGGGGAGGSGVLIGNGGNGGGGGNGPTAGSTGAGGTSGLLLGLDGFNAPTSTSPLHTLQQDVLKAINAPIQAVSGRPLIGNGAPGAVGTGQDGAPGGWLLGDGGAGGSGATGQNGGVGGSAGLWGAGGAGGIGGVSSLTSSAGAGGAGGAGGWFSGNGGEGGAGGVGLGTSLPGAGGAGGTGGLLGAGGNGGAGGFAESGVAGAGGAGGTGGLLGGLVAAGGGNGGAGGVGFEDGGAGGAGGSGGLLGGPGGAGGTGGAGGVDPGGQGGAGGTGGNAGLLFGSGGSGGTGGFSDLGAGGAGGNGGAAGLLISSGGAGGVGGEGDTAGGVGGIGGSAALLGCGGIGGAGGFSEAGTAGSGGTGGRAGLLVGNGGAGGAGGQSTMIGGDGGNGGNAVLIGNGGNGGNGGATPGNGGAGGSAGQLLGADGINGLA, encoded by the coding sequence ATGTCGTTTGTGTTCACGATGCCAGAGCTGCTGGGGACAGCTGCCATGGATTTAGCCGGTCTCGGCTCGACACTGAGCACGGCCAACGCGGTCGCGGCCGCCACCACCACGGAGATCCTGGCCGCGGCCGAGGACGAAGTGTCGGTGGCAATCGCGGCGTTGTTTTCCGGGCACGCTCAGGGCTATCAGGCGGCCAGTGCGCAGGCTGCGGTGTTTCATACCGAGTTTGTTCAGGCCCTGACCGCCGGTGCGAGCGCCTATTCCAGCGCCGAGGCCGCCCAGCAGGCGCTCCTCAACACGGTCAATGCGCCCATCCAGGCACTGACCGGGCGCCCGCTGATCGGCAACGGCGCCAACGGCGCCCCGGGCACCGGGCAAAACGGCGCCCCCGGGGGGTGGCTGCTCGGCGACGGCGGGGCCGGCGGCTCGGGCGGGCCGGGCCAAAACGGCGGTAACGGTGGGGCCGCCGGGCTGTTAGGCACCGGCGGGGCCGGCGGGGCCGGCGGCAGCGCGACGAGCGGCAACGGCGGTGCCGGCGGAACCGGCGGCATGGGTGGGTTGCTGTCCGGCAACGGCGGCGTCGGCGGCGCCGGCGGAAGCGCGTGGGGCGTTGCAGGGAACAGCGGAGTCGGCGGGGCGGGCGGAATTGGCGGGACCGGCGGCCTGCTGGGTGCCGGCGGAAACGGCGGGGCGGGCGGATTCAGCCAAGCCGGCACCGGCGGGGCGGGCGGAACGGGCGGGGCCGGCGGGCTGCTCAGCGGGCTAGTCGGCGCCGGCGGCGGCAACGGCGGGGGCGGCGGAGCTGGCAGCGACGGCGGCGGTAACGGCGGGGCGGGCGGCAGTGCCGGCCGGGTCGCCGGGACCGGCGGCACCGGTGGCGACGGCGGATTCAGTGCAGGCGCCAACGCATCGACCGGTGGGGCGGGCGGCAATGCCGGCCTGCTGTTCGGCAACGGCGGAGCCGGCGGGAACGGTGGATTCAGCCAAACTGGCCTTGGCGGGGCCGGCGGGAGCGGTGGGAACGCTGGCCTGCTGTTCTCCAGTGGCGGCGCCGGCGGAGCTGGCGGTTTCGGTGGCACTGGCGGAGGTGCTGGCGGCGGCGGGGGCACCGCCAGCCTGATCGGTAACGGCGGGATCGGCGGGGCAGGCGGAGTGGCCCTCACCGGCTCCGGCGGGATCGGCGGGGCAGGCGGCACGGCTGGCCTGCTCTTGGGCAATGGGGGCGCCGGCGGGGAGGGCGGATTTGGCATCGGTGGCAACGGTGGGGGCGGCGGTGCTGGCGGCAGCGGCGTTCTGATCGGCAACGGCGGCAACGGTGGCGGCGGCGGCAACGGCCCGACAGCTGGTAGCACCGGGGCCGGCGGCACCAGCGGGTTGCTGTTGGGTCTGGACGGATTCAATGCTCCGACCAGCACGTCGCCACTGCACACGCTGCAGCAGGATGTGCTCAAGGCAATCAATGCGCCAATCCAGGCGGTTAGCGGGCGCCCGCTGATCGGTAACGGTGCCCCCGGGGCCGTAGGGACCGGGCAAGACGGCGCCCCCGGTGGTTGGTTGCTCGGCGACGGCGGGGCCGGCGGCTCCGGCGCGACCGGCCAAAACGGTGGAGTCGGCGGTTCCGCCGGGTTGTGGGGCGCCGGCGGAGCCGGCGGTATTGGCGGGGTCTCGTCGTTGACGAGTAGCGCCGGGGCTGGTGGGGCAGGCGGGGCCGGCGGGTGGTTCTCGGGTAACGGCGGAGAAGGCGGCGCCGGCGGAGTCGGATTGGGCACCAGCCTCCCCGGGGCCGGAGGTGCCGGCGGGACCGGCGGGCTGCTGGGCGCCGGCGGGAACGGCGGGGCCGGCGGATTCGCCGAATCCGGCGTCGCGGGTGCCGGCGGGGCCGGCGGGACCGGCGGTCTGCTCGGCGGACTCGTCGCTGCCGGCGGCGGTAACGGCGGGGCCGGCGGGGTTGGCTTCGAAGACGGGGGTGCGGGCGGGGCCGGCGGCAGCGGTGGCCTGCTCGGCGGGCCTGGTGGCGCAGGCGGAACCGGGGGTGCCGGTGGAGTAGACCCAGGCGGTCAGGGCGGGGCCGGCGGGACTGGCGGCAACGCCGGCCTGCTGTTCGGCAGCGGCGGCTCAGGCGGAACCGGTGGATTCAGCGATCTCGGCGCCGGCGGGGCCGGCGGCAACGGCGGCGCCGCCGGGCTGCTGATCTCCAGCGGTGGCGCGGGCGGGGTCGGCGGAGAGGGCGACACGGCCGGCGGTGTCGGAGGGATCGGCGGCAGCGCCGCCCTGCTTGGCTGCGGCGGAATCGGCGGAGCGGGTGGATTCAGCGAAGCCGGCACTGCGGGGTCCGGCGGAACCGGCGGCAGGGCCGGCTTGCTGGTGGGCAATGGCGGTGCCGGCGGCGCCGGCGGCCAGAGCACAATGATCGGCGGCGATGGCGGCAACGGCGGCAACGCCGTTCTGATCGGCAACGGCGGCAACGGCGGCAACGGCGGCGCGACGCCCGGTAACGGCGGCGCCGGGGGAAGCGCCGGACAACTGTTGGGTGCAGACGGGATCAACGGGTTGGCATAG